The following coding sequences lie in one Vicinamibacterales bacterium genomic window:
- a CDS encoding metallophosphoesterase, with the protein MPSKDLVRIAAIGDLHYGRATPAGSLQPLFAQIADSADILALAGDLTDYGLAEEARGFARELAAVRIPMVAVLGNHDVESNQQSEIVAILKDAGVTTLDGDTTEILGIGFAGVKGFCGGFGRRALGPWGEPIIKKFVHEALDEALKLETALARLRGEHLITLLHYAPVQATVEGEPLEIYPFLGCSRLEEPITRYPISAVIHGHAHHGAPEGRTRTNVPVYNVSASLMRERFPERPFRLIEVGPASALAAERRAGSDRRGIPVAMPEVM; encoded by the coding sequence ATGCCGTCGAAGGACCTCGTCCGCATCGCGGCGATTGGTGATCTGCATTACGGTCGCGCTACCCCGGCAGGATCGCTGCAGCCGCTGTTCGCGCAGATCGCCGACTCGGCCGACATCCTGGCGCTCGCCGGCGACCTGACCGACTACGGCCTCGCCGAGGAAGCCCGCGGCTTCGCCAGAGAACTGGCCGCGGTCCGCATTCCGATGGTCGCCGTCCTCGGTAACCACGACGTCGAGTCGAACCAGCAGAGCGAGATCGTCGCGATCCTCAAGGACGCCGGTGTCACGACCCTCGACGGCGACACGACGGAGATCCTGGGAATAGGTTTCGCCGGCGTGAAGGGGTTCTGCGGCGGCTTCGGCCGTCGGGCGCTCGGCCCGTGGGGTGAACCGATCATCAAGAAATTCGTCCATGAGGCACTCGACGAGGCGCTGAAGCTCGAGACCGCGCTCGCGCGGCTGCGCGGCGAGCACCTCATCACGCTGCTCCATTACGCGCCGGTCCAGGCGACGGTCGAGGGGGAGCCTCTCGAGATCTATCCGTTCCTCGGCTGCAGCCGTCTCGAGGAGCCGATCACGCGCTATCCGATCAGCGCCGTCATCCATGGACACGCGCACCATGGGGCACCCGAGGGGCGGACGCGCACCAACGTGCCGGTTTACAACGTCTCGGCATCGCTGATGCGTGAGCGGTTTCCCGAACGTCCCTTCCGGCTCATCGAAGTCGGGCCGGCCAGCGCGCTCGCGGCGGAGCGCCGCGCCGGAAGCGATCGTCGCGGCATTCCCGTCGCGATGCCGGAGGTCATGTGA